Proteins from a single region of Gordonia hongkongensis:
- a CDS encoding ABC transporter permease yields the protein MTPAGTVVTRVARAAGPAALWVVPALFVVVLFAWPVIALVRRAVTIARDSGVGLIELLDRTDALGLLGVTLGQAAASTVLALAAAAPIAWLFARVRGTTAVVLAVVVTVPFVLPTVVVGVAFRSLLSGPLAFLHIESGLPAVLAAHMFINIAVVVRVVGAAWRNLDPRLLEAARSLGAGRIRATMTVVVPRLVPATASAAALIFLFCSTSFGVVIILGAGELRTLETEIYTQAIGYFRIPEAVALSMLQIVVVMAALLLTRVFADPASRGSGGGARRAERNRRVAGGRWTRPAVWVVGAWTAVLLVGPVLVLMVRSVRPVAHGDWTLAGYRALAEPVNGVTPLESLRYSLVTATAATAIALVVGTLAAVALHRAHGVVGAIGSAVSLIPLGISAVTLGFGYLIVLASLPYEIAASPAVIPLVQALIAIPVVIRIMMPALESVPVRLRHAAATLGATPFRVFATVDLPIVGRSMGAAGGFAFVMALGEFGATSFLARADTTTLPVLIGSALNRPGAENLATAMAASVVLVIATVVAVVVVEAFRPRSEVPLL from the coding sequence GTGACCCCGGCCGGGACAGTGGTGACCCGGGTGGCCCGGGCCGCCGGACCGGCTGCGCTGTGGGTGGTCCCGGCGCTGTTCGTCGTGGTGCTGTTCGCCTGGCCGGTGATCGCGCTCGTCCGGCGCGCCGTCACGATCGCCCGTGACTCCGGGGTGGGCCTGATCGAACTGCTCGACCGTACCGACGCCCTGGGGCTTCTGGGCGTCACCCTGGGCCAGGCGGCCGCCTCGACGGTCCTGGCGCTCGCCGCGGCCGCACCCATCGCGTGGTTGTTCGCCCGGGTCCGCGGGACCACCGCGGTCGTGCTCGCCGTCGTGGTGACCGTGCCATTCGTGCTGCCGACGGTCGTTGTCGGTGTCGCCTTCCGTTCTCTGCTGTCCGGCCCATTGGCGTTCCTGCACATCGAATCCGGGCTGCCGGCCGTGCTCGCGGCGCACATGTTCATCAACATCGCCGTCGTCGTCCGCGTCGTCGGGGCGGCCTGGCGCAACCTCGACCCGCGACTGCTCGAGGCGGCACGGTCGCTCGGGGCGGGCCGGATTCGGGCGACCATGACCGTGGTCGTGCCGCGCCTGGTGCCCGCCACGGCGTCGGCGGCCGCGCTGATCTTCTTGTTCTGTTCCACCAGTTTCGGTGTCGTGATCATTCTCGGCGCCGGGGAGCTGCGGACCCTGGAGACCGAGATCTACACGCAGGCCATCGGATACTTCCGGATTCCCGAGGCGGTCGCGCTGTCGATGCTGCAGATCGTGGTGGTCATGGCGGCGCTGCTGCTGACGCGGGTGTTCGCCGATCCGGCGAGCCGCGGATCGGGTGGCGGCGCCCGGCGGGCCGAACGGAACCGCAGGGTCGCCGGCGGCCGCTGGACGCGGCCGGCGGTCTGGGTGGTGGGGGCGTGGACAGCAGTCCTCCTCGTCGGACCGGTCCTGGTGCTGATGGTGCGGTCGGTCCGGCCGGTCGCCCACGGCGACTGGACCCTCGCCGGCTACCGCGCACTGGCCGAACCCGTCAACGGGGTGACACCCCTGGAGAGCCTGCGCTATTCGCTGGTGACCGCGACCGCGGCGACCGCCATCGCCCTGGTGGTCGGGACGCTCGCCGCCGTCGCGCTGCATCGCGCGCACGGAGTCGTCGGGGCGATCGGCTCGGCCGTCTCGCTCATCCCGCTCGGGATCAGTGCTGTCACACTCGGATTCGGCTACCTCATCGTGCTGGCGTCGTTGCCGTACGAGATCGCCGCATCGCCCGCGGTCATCCCACTGGTCCAGGCCCTCATCGCGATTCCGGTGGTCATCCGCATCATGATGCCCGCACTCGAGTCGGTACCGGTCCGGTTGCGGCATGCCGCGGCGACGTTGGGAGCCACGCCGTTTCGCGTCTTCGCGACCGTCGACCTGCCGATCGTCGGAAGGTCGATGGGGGCTGCCGGTGGGTTCGCCTTCGTCATGGCCCTGGGCGAGTTCGGCGCGACGAGCTTCCTTGCCCGCGCGGACACGACCACCCTTCCGGTACTCATCGGGTCCGCTCTGAACCGCCCGGGCGCCGAGAACCTGGCCACCGCCATGGCGGCCTCGGTGGTCCTCGTCATCGCGACGGTCGTCGCAGTCGTCGTGGTCGAGGCGTTCCGGCCCCGCTCGGAGGTGCCGCTGCTGTGA
- a CDS encoding ABC transporter ATP-binding protein, whose product MTTQSSLEISDLTVAYGGETVIDGLSWRLGGEASLVTAILGPSGCGKSTLIRTIAGLESPVGGTVRFGGVDLAGVEVHRRDFGVVFQDGQLFGGRSVASNVAYGLKVRRWSRRAIADRVAEMLDVVGLTGYDKRLVETLSGGQAQRVALARAMAPRPRLLLLDEPLAALDRRLRDELAVEISEIVRAAGVPTMVVTHDHAEAATMADEIAVMRDGVMIQTDVPAALWRHPVDEWTARFLGATTVVDAQVRSGVAQTVLGEMPLDRPDGSCRLGLRPESVAIGPTPSDAPERPGTTATVVLVAELPAGPRVRIDTPVGEIDAVTDAFVAIGDRMRVRLVPERVAVIGS is encoded by the coding sequence GTGACCACACAGAGTTCATTGGAGATCTCCGACCTCACGGTCGCGTACGGCGGCGAGACCGTCATCGACGGTCTGTCGTGGCGGCTCGGGGGAGAAGCGTCACTGGTGACCGCGATCCTGGGCCCGTCGGGGTGCGGCAAGTCGACCCTGATCCGGACGATCGCCGGACTCGAGTCGCCGGTCGGTGGAACGGTGCGGTTCGGCGGAGTCGACCTCGCCGGCGTCGAGGTCCATCGGCGGGACTTCGGGGTCGTCTTCCAGGACGGGCAACTTTTCGGCGGGCGCAGTGTCGCGTCGAACGTCGCGTACGGGCTGAAGGTGCGGCGCTGGTCGCGTCGCGCCATCGCCGATCGCGTCGCCGAGATGCTCGACGTCGTCGGACTCACCGGCTACGACAAGCGTCTCGTGGAAACCCTGTCGGGCGGCCAGGCCCAACGGGTCGCGCTCGCGCGTGCCATGGCCCCGCGTCCGCGTCTGCTGTTGCTCGACGAGCCGCTCGCCGCGCTCGACCGGCGGTTGAGAGACGAATTGGCCGTGGAGATCTCGGAGATCGTGCGAGCGGCCGGCGTGCCGACGATGGTGGTGACCCACGACCACGCCGAGGCGGCCACCATGGCCGACGAGATCGCGGTCATGCGGGACGGGGTGATGATCCAGACCGACGTTCCGGCGGCGCTGTGGCGACACCCGGTCGACGAGTGGACCGCGCGTTTCCTCGGCGCCACGACCGTCGTCGACGCCCAGGTCCGCTCGGGCGTCGCGCAGACCGTCCTCGGTGAGATGCCGCTGGATCGTCCCGACGGTTCGTGCCGGCTCGGCCTGCGGCCCGAGTCGGTGGCGATCGGACCTACGCCGTCCGATGCGCCGGAGAGGCCGGGAACGACGGCGACCGTCGTGCTCGTCGCCGAACTCCCGGCCGGGCCGCGCGTGCGCATCGACACCCCGGTCGGCGAGATCGATGCGGTCACCGACGCCTTCGTCGCGATCGGCGACCGGATGCGGGTGCGTCTGGTGCCGGAACGGGTCGCGGTGATCGGGTCGTGA